In Moorena sp. SIOASIH, the following proteins share a genomic window:
- a CDS encoding tetratricopeptide repeat protein: MLKQIADAFEHHDYQTAARLIKQLLKQEPNNPWTQLYLGRLQEVRGKLEAAERIYRQLLKGTPVPKIMAQARQGLARLEATAKEQRREALAQATADPESNQLGVLVLKPISQEDKPKAAQNLARILGIDPYTARLKLPTRGWRLYRTGPVGELKYYGSLLREASIKCLWAAIADIKTINIYQVKYFSDSSDQETTVVCHNSQGQLGSFSFNWSEVTQRVDGRLPLFEKVVDLDARRNLTRKTQTLDYAMVCDLHLPQRHSILRLCDRNYQFQQGIALTLKPVSSHNAQSQDSPIHQSTTRVNWNNLTDYLNVRLLEKPVWSDFTTFAQTALDYQDLLEKLESHIDLFRLVETPWDPAFQLYSGLVFLE, translated from the coding sequence ATGCTTAAGCAAATTGCTGATGCCTTTGAGCACCATGATTATCAAACTGCTGCGCGATTAATTAAACAACTTCTGAAGCAAGAGCCCAATAATCCCTGGACACAGCTTTATCTAGGACGGCTCCAGGAAGTCAGAGGTAAGCTAGAAGCAGCTGAAAGAATCTATCGACAGTTACTCAAAGGAACACCTGTTCCTAAAATTATGGCCCAAGCTCGTCAGGGGCTAGCACGCTTAGAAGCTACAGCAAAAGAACAGCGCCGAGAAGCCTTAGCCCAAGCAACTGCTGACCCTGAAAGTAATCAATTGGGAGTCTTAGTCCTAAAGCCGATCAGCCAAGAAGATAAACCAAAAGCAGCTCAAAACTTAGCTCGTATACTGGGGATAGACCCCTACACCGCAAGGCTAAAGCTACCTACGAGAGGCTGGCGTTTATATCGCACTGGACCAGTGGGAGAACTTAAGTATTATGGGTCGTTACTGCGAGAAGCATCAATAAAATGCTTGTGGGCAGCAATAGCAGATATCAAAACAATTAACATCTATCAAGTTAAGTATTTTTCTGACAGTAGTGACCAGGAAACTACTGTAGTTTGTCACAACTCTCAGGGACAGTTGGGGTCTTTTAGCTTTAACTGGTCCGAAGTGACCCAACGAGTAGACGGACGGTTGCCTTTGTTTGAGAAGGTAGTAGACTTAGATGCGCGACGGAATTTAACTCGTAAAACCCAAACCTTAGACTATGCCATGGTTTGTGACTTGCATTTACCACAGCGCCACAGTATTCTGAGACTATGCGATCGCAATTATCAATTCCAGCAAGGAATTGCTCTAACCCTCAAGCCAGTTTCCAGTCATAATGCTCAATCCCAAGACTCTCCTATACACCAAAGCACTACAAGAGTCAACTGGAACAACTTGACTGATTACTTAAATGTTCGATTGCTTGAGAAGCCAGTATGGTCTGACTTTACCACCTTTGCGCAAACCGCTCTAGACTACCAAGATCTGCTAGAAAAATTGGAGTCTCATATCGACTTATTTCGCCTGGTCGAGACTCCTTGGGATCCAGCATTTCAGTTGTATAGTGGACTGGTGTTTCTTGAGTAA